In Flavobacterium sp. CBA20B-1, one DNA window encodes the following:
- a CDS encoding thiamine phosphate synthase, which translates to MIIVLTSEFDFENEANWINQLLENGLDLIHIRKFGMDEELLEQFILSIDPNFRDQLVLHSHHHLAKSYGIKRLHFNTKNRLEKKHLNFSDDYKLSTSTHSIEEFNSLGSQWDYAFCSPVFLSISKQRYGLEKKVLNEFQFRKNHDVKLIGLGGINQNNASKIFQKGADGIALLGSIWQSENPLKSFLSCREIVHSY; encoded by the coding sequence ATGATTATCGTATTGACATCTGAATTCGATTTTGAAAATGAAGCGAATTGGATAAATCAATTATTGGAAAACGGTTTGGACTTGATTCACATTCGTAAATTCGGAATGGATGAAGAGCTTTTAGAACAATTTATACTTTCAATTGACCCTAATTTTCGTGATCAATTAGTATTGCACAGTCATCACCATTTGGCAAAAAGCTATGGTATCAAAAGATTGCATTTTAATACGAAAAATCGGTTAGAGAAAAAGCACTTGAATTTTTCGGATGATTATAAACTTTCAACTTCAACTCATTCCATTGAGGAGTTCAACTCCTTGGGTAGTCAATGGGATTATGCCTTTTGCTCGCCTGTATTTCTAAGTATTTCTAAACAGAGATATGGATTAGAAAAAAAAGTTTTGAACGAATTTCAGTTTCGAAAAAACCATGATGTCAAATTAATTGGATTGGGCGGAATAAATCAAAATAATGCTTCAAAAATATTTCAAAAAGGTGCAGACGGAATCGCATTATTAGGAAGCATCTGGCAAAGTGAAAACCCTTTAAAATCATTTTTATCATGCAGAGAAATCGTCCATTCGTATTAA
- a CDS encoding WG repeat-containing protein, translated as MDSKKEYISHLQSLSDTEFKKQAQADAQFLSTVIDSMSGFSFYYAIGFGFGNENNSDQVDAAQAFFLPSKDNITKDFNNPNRQLYFEQTFALPSSIYGISAGYKTEGFDLITADELKYDIQKVFVNEQEIAPNQLKMRQADSLLVKATYKYPLRFDSLAIPANENEITYGNYTLNIKESQNNRMVFTVPLELSNRVLDYKGVTANGTLIKSNSFSKFPITEIDAELLNTLKNLRQSLASGDKSNILNTLKDLPDETIQHIHQLESLYQEYLEHEQMTFEDDFEEIERIRNLAEKYVAVLGVNNMQYEISFPNTIKHIQFYVAQDYDSISRNFTVRNLLTDRPQYNVFLDKDKKKYGIVDDKQNIIIPATYNQLRHRSDLFFMERKESEFYTYLLDPKKKEFQALPKGMVFNSELKENGTTYYLFVDSNRNMGVLDKNMDEVLPFEFDDGMLCGNTFVMSRNYRGRQYKEFYTMEGKQIELPEKVKSVACNKGAIIITNRLGSFGALNKEGKLTIPMKYQTPYNPWASDRLMKYQEKIDEEQSHFSGETMKTGLIDVQTGKTIVPAQQGFIEIGYFNDGLAAAAIRDNGVTRMGYIDEQGGFVISPNFDYGTDFYNGKACVRTEDNKIHLINTKGQIIKTFPNRTLEEGYTEPRNYGSQSVYDDKIYYEINAQYYDEDGEPLSQSLIEKIQNNS; from the coding sequence ATGGATTCCAAAAAAGAATATATTTCACATCTGCAATCACTGTCAGATACTGAATTCAAAAAACAAGCACAGGCAGATGCTCAGTTTCTATCAACGGTTATCGATTCTATGTCTGGATTTTCTTTTTACTACGCCATTGGATTCGGCTTTGGCAATGAAAATAATTCAGATCAGGTAGATGCGGCGCAAGCTTTCTTTTTACCCTCGAAAGACAATATCACCAAAGATTTTAATAATCCAAACCGACAATTGTATTTTGAGCAAACTTTCGCTTTACCTTCATCTATATACGGAATTTCGGCAGGGTACAAAACAGAAGGATTTGACCTTATTACAGCAGACGAGTTGAAATATGATATTCAGAAAGTATTTGTAAATGAACAGGAAATTGCCCCCAATCAATTAAAAATGAGGCAAGCCGATAGTTTGTTGGTAAAGGCAACTTATAAATATCCGCTTCGTTTCGATTCATTGGCGATTCCGGCTAATGAAAACGAAATCACTTATGGCAATTACACATTGAACATCAAAGAAAGTCAGAATAATCGAATGGTATTTACTGTCCCCTTAGAGCTTTCGAATCGGGTGCTAGATTATAAAGGCGTTACAGCAAACGGAACCCTCATAAAAAGCAACAGCTTTTCCAAATTTCCCATTACTGAAATTGATGCTGAACTCTTAAACACGCTAAAAAATCTACGACAAAGTTTAGCTTCTGGTGATAAATCAAACATACTTAATACACTCAAAGACCTGCCCGATGAAACGATACAACACATTCATCAATTAGAGTCATTGTATCAGGAGTACCTGGAACACGAACAAATGACTTTTGAAGATGATTTTGAAGAAATAGAGCGTATAAGAAACCTGGCAGAAAAGTATGTAGCGGTTTTGGGCGTGAACAATATGCAATACGAAATTTCGTTTCCGAACACGATTAAGCATATCCAATTCTATGTTGCTCAAGATTATGATTCTATCAGCAGGAATTTTACGGTACGGAATCTTTTGACGGATCGCCCCCAATACAATGTTTTTTTGGATAAGGATAAAAAGAAATACGGCATTGTTGATGATAAGCAAAATATCATTATTCCGGCTACATACAATCAGTTACGTCATCGCTCGGATCTGTTTTTTATGGAACGCAAGGAAAGTGAGTTCTACACGTACTTACTCGACCCGAAGAAAAAAGAATTTCAAGCCTTACCAAAAGGAATGGTATTTAATTCAGAACTGAAAGAAAATGGTACTACTTACTATTTATTTGTGGATAGTAATCGAAATATGGGGGTACTCGACAAAAATATGGATGAGGTCTTGCCTTTTGAATTTGATGACGGCATGCTTTGCGGAAACACTTTTGTGATGTCCAGAAACTATCGTGGGCGGCAATATAAAGAATTCTATACGATGGAAGGAAAGCAGATCGAACTTCCGGAAAAAGTAAAATCGGTGGCTTGTAATAAAGGAGCAATTATCATTACCAATAGATTAGGGAGTTTTGGAGCACTGAACAAAGAAGGTAAACTTACTATACCGATGAAATACCAAACTCCTTATAACCCTTGGGCTTCTGACCGATTAATGAAGTATCAGGAAAAAATAGATGAAGAACAATCTCACTTTTCTGGTGAAACGATGAAAACCGGCCTCATTGATGTACAAACAGGAAAAACAATCGTTCCTGCACAGCAAGGTTTTATAGAAATAGGTTATTTCAATGATGGGCTTGCTGCTGCTGCCATTCGTGATAACGGTGTAACACGTATGGGTTACATCGACGAGCAAGGTGGGTTCGTCATCTCTCCAAATTTCGATTACGGTACCGATTTTTATAACGGTAAAGCCTGCGTACGTACAGAAGACAATAAGATTCACCTCATCAATACAAAAGGTCAGATTATTAAAACATTTCCGAATAGAACATTGGAAGAAGGATATACAGAACCTCGTAATTATGGTTCGCAAAGCGTATATGATGATAAAATTTACTATGAAATCAATGCTCAATACTATGATGAAGACGGAGAACCACTATCTCAGTCATTGATTGAAAAAATACAAAATAACAGTTAA
- the thiH gene encoding 2-iminoacetate synthase ThiH, with protein MKKFSEIFEQYNWEEIKTRIYNTSEDDVLFSLQKSKHNLDDFLIMLSPVAASELETMAVMAQRITQKRFGKTIQLFAPMYLSNECQNICTYCGFSLDNKIKRKTLSNVEIMHEAMVLKQMGVNHILLVSGEANKIVGVDYFLNVIQLLRPHFANISIEVQPLETEEYQALQKAGVHSVLVYQETYHREVYKQYHPKGKKSNFNYRLETPDRIGKSGMHKIGLGVLLGLEDWRVDSFFNALHIDYLQKNYWQTKYSVSFPRLRPAEGIIEPNFIMEDRDLLQLICAYRIWNADLEISISTRESEKFRNNIIALGATSMSAASKTNPGGYEMDKESLEQFEICDERSMEDFKKVIKQKGYDPVMKDWDSVY; from the coding sequence ATGAAAAAATTCAGTGAAATATTTGAGCAATATAATTGGGAAGAAATAAAAACACGCATTTATAATACATCAGAAGATGATGTGCTTTTCAGTTTGCAAAAAAGCAAACATAACTTAGATGACTTTCTGATCATGCTTTCTCCTGTAGCAGCTTCCGAATTGGAAACGATGGCGGTGATGGCACAACGTATTACACAAAAGCGTTTTGGTAAAACAATCCAATTGTTCGCACCCATGTATTTGAGCAATGAATGCCAGAATATTTGCACCTATTGCGGGTTTAGTTTGGATAATAAAATTAAAAGAAAAACGCTAAGTAATGTAGAGATCATGCATGAAGCGATGGTGCTAAAGCAAATGGGCGTTAATCATATTTTATTGGTAAGCGGCGAAGCGAATAAAATCGTTGGCGTTGATTATTTTCTCAATGTCATTCAGTTATTGCGTCCTCATTTTGCGAATATTTCCATCGAAGTTCAACCTTTAGAAACCGAAGAATACCAAGCCTTACAAAAAGCTGGTGTGCATTCGGTTTTGGTGTACCAAGAGACTTATCATAGGGAAGTGTATAAACAATATCACCCGAAAGGAAAAAAATCCAATTTCAATTACCGTCTGGAAACTCCAGACCGAATTGGCAAATCGGGCATGCACAAAATCGGATTGGGTGTTTTGTTAGGGTTGGAAGATTGGCGTGTGGACAGTTTTTTTAATGCACTGCACATAGATTATTTACAGAAGAATTATTGGCAGACCAAATACTCGGTTTCCTTTCCAAGGCTTCGTCCAGCAGAGGGTATTATCGAACCGAATTTCATCATGGAAGATCGAGATTTGTTGCAATTGATTTGTGCTTACCGGATTTGGAATGCCGATTTGGAAATTTCGATTTCTACACGAGAAAGTGAAAAATTCAGAAACAACATCATTGCTTTGGGTGCTACTTCTATGAGTGCGGCTTCCAAAACTAACCCAGGTGGCTACGAAATGGACAAAGAATCTTTAGAACAATTTGAAATTTGCGATGAACGTAGCATGGAAGATTTCAAAAAAGTAATCAAACAAAAAGGTTACGATCCGGTGATGAAGGACTGGGACTCGGTTTATTGA
- a CDS encoding HesA/MoeB/ThiF family protein, whose translation MNPDKQFDRYSRQIFIEEIGVKGQQKIDAAKVLVIGAGGLGSPVIQYLAAAGVGTIGIVDFDKVEIHNLNRQTIHNEKNIGKLKVESAIETITAFNSSIKIIPINEKITDENASSIIENFDIVVDGSDNFTTRYIVNDCCVALDKTLVYGSIYAFEGQLAVFNYKGSKHLRNIFPEPPNPEDVPNCDRFGVLGPLPGIIGSMMAMQVLKIIMELPVDMNQLTILDIMDWNFSKVEF comes from the coding sequence ATGAATCCAGACAAACAATTCGATAGATACAGCCGGCAAATTTTCATAGAAGAAATTGGCGTTAAAGGACAGCAGAAAATAGATGCTGCAAAAGTTTTGGTTATCGGTGCCGGTGGATTGGGAAGCCCCGTAATTCAATATCTGGCAGCGGCAGGTGTTGGAACGATTGGTATCGTTGATTTTGACAAAGTTGAAATACATAATCTAAATCGGCAAACCATTCACAACGAAAAAAACATCGGCAAACTCAAAGTGGAGAGCGCAATAGAAACCATTACCGCTTTCAATTCATCCATAAAAATCATTCCGATAAATGAAAAAATCACAGATGAAAATGCCTCATCAATAATTGAAAATTTCGATATTGTGGTCGACGGCTCTGATAATTTTACTACAAGATATATTGTCAACGATTGCTGTGTTGCTTTGGATAAAACTTTGGTTTATGGAAGTATTTACGCATTTGAGGGGCAATTAGCGGTTTTTAATTATAAAGGGAGTAAACATTTGAGGAATATTTTTCCCGAACCACCCAATCCTGAAGATGTTCCCAATTGTGATCGCTTCGGGGTTCTGGGACCACTTCCAGGGATCATTGGTTCGATGATGGCTATGCAGGTGTTGAAAATAATAATGGAATTGCCGGTGGATATGAATCAATTAACGATTCTAGATATAATGGATTGGAATTTTAGTAAAGTGGAATTTTAG
- the thiE gene encoding thiamine phosphate synthase yields the protein MYSKLQYISQGNTLQEQQKNIQKALENGADWIQIRWKNSMPDELFLLCKNALVSCRKYNAVCVINDHIQIAKELDADGVHLGLNDDSIEKAKNILGDSKIIGGTANTISDVLKRIEEGCDYIGLGPFRFTTTKENLSPILGLSGYGKIIQYLKEHQTKVPPIYAIGGIELQDLEAVKATGIYGIAVSGMITQEPLNIQKIKEKLA from the coding sequence ATGTACAGTAAACTACAATATATTTCGCAGGGAAATACTCTGCAGGAACAACAAAAAAATATTCAAAAAGCATTGGAAAACGGAGCCGATTGGATACAGATACGTTGGAAAAATTCCATGCCAGATGAATTATTTTTATTGTGTAAAAATGCATTAGTTTCTTGCAGAAAATATAATGCTGTGTGTGTCATCAACGACCATATTCAGATAGCCAAAGAGCTCGATGCAGATGGTGTTCACTTAGGTTTGAATGATGATAGCATTGAAAAAGCAAAAAACATTTTAGGTGATTCAAAAATCATTGGTGGTACAGCTAATACAATTTCAGATGTGCTTAAAAGAATAGAAGAAGGTTGCGATTATATTGGGTTAGGACCATTCCGGTTTACAACAACCAAAGAAAATCTAAGTCCAATTTTAGGGCTGAGTGGTTATGGAAAAATAATCCAGTATCTAAAAGAGCATCAAACTAAAGTTCCTCCTATTTATGCCATTGGCGGAATTGAGTTACAAGATCTAGAAGCTGTAAAAGCAACTGGAATTTATGGCATTGCCGTTTCGGGAATGATTACACAAGAGCCGTTAAACATTCAAAAAATCAAAGAAAAATTAGCATGA
- the thiS gene encoding sulfur carrier protein ThiS translates to MELVINHKKKSFEQPLSSLEALMHLEAPGKSKGIAVAVNNLVIPIANWQSTPIKENDFILIITATQGG, encoded by the coding sequence ATGGAACTTGTTATCAATCACAAAAAAAAATCATTCGAACAACCGCTTTCCTCACTGGAAGCATTGATGCATTTGGAAGCACCCGGTAAATCCAAAGGCATTGCTGTGGCGGTTAACAACCTGGTAATCCCTATTGCCAATTGGCAGAGTACTCCTATAAAAGAAAACGATTTCATCCTCATCATTACCGCAACACAAGGCGGGTAA
- a CDS encoding thiazole synthase, which yields MKNLTIADKAFNSRLFLGTGKFGNLQQMRDAVCVSQSELVTMALKRVDVIAAKDDLLSMLQMPNINLLPNTSGARNAKEAVLAAQLAREALETNWLKLEIHPDPRYLLPDPIETLKATEELAKLGFVVMPYIHADPVLCKRLEDAGTAVVMPLGAPIGTNKGLKTIDFLEIIIEQSQVPVVVDAGIGAPSDAAKAMEIGADAVLVNTAIAVAKDPIRMAEAFKEAVIAGRKAYEAGLGSVQNRAEASSPLTSFLLD from the coding sequence ATGAAAAATTTAACGATAGCCGATAAAGCTTTTAACTCCCGATTATTTTTGGGAACAGGAAAATTTGGAAACCTACAACAAATGCGTGATGCTGTTTGTGTATCACAATCCGAACTCGTAACCATGGCATTAAAACGTGTAGATGTGATAGCAGCAAAAGACGATTTGCTCTCAATGTTACAAATGCCTAACATCAATCTATTACCCAATACATCCGGAGCGAGAAACGCTAAAGAGGCAGTTTTGGCAGCGCAATTGGCAAGAGAAGCCCTGGAAACCAACTGGCTAAAACTGGAAATTCATCCCGATCCGCGCTACCTTTTGCCCGATCCGATTGAAACTTTAAAAGCCACGGAAGAATTGGCGAAATTAGGTTTTGTGGTGATGCCTTACATCCATGCCGATCCTGTGTTGTGCAAGCGATTAGAAGATGCCGGAACAGCAGTCGTGATGCCGCTTGGCGCACCTATCGGAACCAATAAAGGGCTAAAAACAATTGATTTTCTGGAAATTATCATTGAGCAAAGTCAGGTGCCCGTTGTTGTTGATGCCGGAATTGGCGCGCCTTCCGATGCCGCAAAAGCGATGGAAATTGGCGCTGACGCCGTGTTGGTGAATACCGCCATTGCTGTTGCTAAAGACCCGATTCGCATGGCGGAAGCCTTTAAAGAAGCAGTGATTGCGGGAAGAAAAGCTTACGAAGCCGGATTGGGGTCGGTACAGAATCGTGCTGAAGCATCGAGTCCGTTGACTTCTTTTTTATTAGATTAA
- the thiC gene encoding phosphomethylpyrimidine synthase ThiC, whose translation MIEQKISKSPLPNSKKVYIDGKLFPIKVAMRQIDQSPTKLSNGGLEINPPITVYDTSGPYTDVNATIDVQKGLPRIREQWIIDRGDVAILDSISSEYGKARLADRKLDELRFDYSHKPMVAKKDMTVSQLHYAKKGIITPEMEYIAIRENQKIDQLGSATNAMQQQHRGDSFGANTPKGKITPEFVRDEVAAGRAIIPSNINHPECEPMIIGRNFLVKINANIGNSAVTSSIEEEVEKAVWACRWGADTIMDLSTGKNIHETREWIIRNSPVPIGTVPIYQALEKVKGVPEDLTWEIFRDTLIEQAEQGVSYFTIHAGVLLRYIHLTVDRVTGIVSRGGSIMAKWCLFHHKENFLYTHFEEICEIMKKYDVSFSLGDGLRPGSIADANDAAQFAELETLGELTKIAWKHDVQVMIEGPGHVPMHMIKENMDKQLEVCDEAPFYTLGPLTTDIAPGYDHITSAIGAAMIGWYGCAMLCYVTPKEHLGLPNKKDVKDGVITYKLAAHAADLAKGHPGAQYRDNALSKARFEFRWEDQFNLSLDPDTAREFHDETLPADGAKIAHFCSMCGPKFCSMKITQEIRDAAENGMLEKSKEFIEQGKEIYL comes from the coding sequence ATGATCGAACAAAAAATTTCGAAATCTCCGCTTCCTAATTCTAAAAAAGTGTATATCGACGGAAAATTATTTCCCATTAAAGTCGCGATGCGTCAAATTGATCAAAGTCCGACCAAGCTCAGCAACGGTGGCTTAGAAATCAATCCACCCATTACGGTTTACGACACTTCTGGTCCATATACCGATGTAAATGCTACCATTGATGTGCAAAAAGGTTTACCAAGAATTAGAGAGCAATGGATTATTGACCGTGGCGATGTAGCTATTTTGGACAGTATCAGTTCTGAATATGGAAAAGCAAGACTTGCCGATAGAAAACTAGATGAATTGCGTTTTGATTATAGCCATAAACCAATGGTGGCGAAGAAAGATATGACCGTAAGTCAACTTCACTATGCAAAAAAAGGAATCATCACCCCCGAAATGGAATACATTGCCATTCGGGAGAATCAGAAAATAGATCAACTTGGCAGCGCAACCAACGCAATGCAGCAACAACACAGAGGCGATAGCTTTGGTGCAAATACGCCAAAAGGAAAAATAACTCCTGAATTTGTGCGAGATGAAGTCGCCGCCGGAAGAGCCATCATTCCAAGCAACATCAACCATCCGGAATGCGAACCAATGATTATTGGGCGAAACTTTTTAGTAAAAATCAATGCCAATATTGGTAACAGTGCCGTTACTTCAAGTATAGAAGAAGAAGTGGAAAAAGCGGTGTGGGCCTGTCGTTGGGGTGCCGATACGATTATGGATTTATCAACCGGAAAAAACATTCATGAAACTCGGGAATGGATTATAAGAAACTCACCCGTTCCAATTGGCACCGTTCCTATTTACCAAGCTTTGGAAAAAGTAAAAGGTGTTCCTGAAGACTTAACTTGGGAGATTTTTCGAGATACTTTGATAGAGCAAGCAGAACAAGGTGTTTCCTATTTTACCATCCATGCCGGCGTGTTATTGCGCTACATTCATTTGACAGTCGATCGTGTAACAGGTATTGTTTCCCGGGGCGGTTCTATAATGGCAAAATGGTGTTTGTTTCATCACAAAGAGAATTTCTTGTACACACACTTTGAAGAAATTTGTGAGATTATGAAAAAATACGACGTATCGTTTTCACTTGGAGATGGATTACGCCCTGGTTCAATTGCCGATGCCAATGATGCAGCACAGTTCGCCGAATTGGAAACCTTGGGGGAGTTGACAAAAATTGCTTGGAAACATGATGTACAAGTTATGATTGAAGGTCCTGGTCACGTTCCCATGCATATGATTAAGGAAAATATGGACAAGCAATTGGAAGTTTGTGATGAAGCACCTTTTTATACCTTAGGGCCTTTAACAACAGATATTGCACCAGGTTACGACCATATTACTTCGGCGATTGGCGCAGCGATGATTGGTTGGTACGGCTGCGCAATGTTGTGCTATGTTACACCGAAAGAACATTTGGGCTTACCCAATAAAAAAGATGTGAAAGATGGCGTGATTACTTATAAATTGGCGGCGCATGCAGCAGATTTGGCAAAAGGTCATCCAGGAGCGCAATACAGGGATAATGCGTTGAGTAAAGCTCGTTTTGAATTCCGTTGGGAAGACCAATTCAACTTGTCTTTGGATCCTGATACTGCAAGAGAGTTTCATGACGAAACTTTACCTGCGGATGGTGCGAAAATAGCACATTTCTGCTCCATGTGTGGCCCTAAATTTTGTTCGATGAAAATCACACAGGAAATCAGGGATGCAGCGGAAAACGGCATGTTGGAAAAATCAAAAGAATTCATAGAACAGGGCAAGGAAATTTATTTATGA
- a CDS encoding hydroxymethylpyrimidine/phosphomethylpyrimidine kinase → MQRNRPFVLSIAGFDPSGGAGVIADVKTFEQLQVQGMAIITANTLQTEDAIFKLEWQPLEIIIESIKTLVKRYEFKAVKIGIVPNMNYLKEIINTIKSSSSKTFIILDPVIKSSSGFSIFNKNDIGKLSEVLNQIDLTTPNYDEYLLLKEQIQFNKTTILVKGGHRNDLKGVDILYENGNEIHIHPTREKKYNKHGSGCVLSSAIAAWVALGEPLEDACRSGKNYVEQYLNSHPTLLGYHNYVQ, encoded by the coding sequence ATGCAGAGAAATCGTCCATTCGTATTAAGTATAGCTGGGTTTGACCCCAGTGGAGGAGCAGGTGTAATAGCTGACGTTAAGACTTTTGAACAACTTCAAGTCCAGGGCATGGCGATTATTACAGCCAATACCCTTCAAACCGAAGATGCAATATTTAAATTGGAATGGCAACCGTTAGAAATAATTATAGAAAGCATAAAAACATTGGTAAAACGCTATGAATTCAAAGCAGTAAAAATCGGAATTGTGCCTAATATGAATTATTTGAAGGAAATCATTAATACAATTAAATCCAGTAGCAGCAAGACTTTTATCATTTTGGACCCAGTCATAAAGAGTTCGAGTGGTTTTTCAATTTTTAATAAAAATGATATTGGAAAACTTTCAGAAGTTTTGAACCAGATTGATTTAACCACACCGAATTACGATGAATATCTGTTGTTGAAAGAACAAATTCAATTCAATAAAACTACCATTTTAGTAAAAGGCGGTCATCGAAATGATTTAAAAGGTGTAGATATTTTATATGAGAATGGGAACGAAATACACATCCACCCAACCCGGGAAAAAAAGTATAACAAACACGGTTCGGGTTGTGTGTTGTCATCCGCAATTGCAGCGTGGGTGGCTTTAGGCGAACCATTGGAAGACGCTTGCAGATCAGGAAAAAACTATGTTGAACAATATTTAAACAGCCATCCTACTTTGCTGGGATACCACAATTATGTACAGTAA